A region from the Flavobacteriales bacterium genome encodes:
- a CDS encoding NAD(P)H-dependent oxidoreductase: MAHIALISASVRTGRKSHRVALHLQRTIEQSGHTVDMLDLLAFNFPLFDERIKNMKEPAASVVDFAERIRKADGVVIVTPEYNGSAPASLKNVLDLLTDDWAKKPIAISTVSGGAFGGMQCITSLVFALWKIKGWVVPAMLPVPKVQEAFGEDGTPADPEGWAKRTKAFMDELLWAIEAKKRMQA, from the coding sequence ATGGCACACATCGCCCTCATCAGCGCCAGCGTGCGCACCGGTCGTAAGAGCCACCGCGTGGCCCTTCATCTCCAACGCACCATCGAGCAGAGCGGCCACACCGTGGATATGCTCGATCTGCTCGCGTTCAACTTCCCGCTCTTCGATGAGCGCATCAAGAACATGAAGGAACCGGCCGCTAGCGTTGTCGATTTCGCGGAGCGCATCCGCAAGGCCGATGGCGTGGTGATCGTAACCCCCGAGTACAACGGGAGCGCACCCGCCAGCCTGAAGAACGTGCTGGACCTGCTCACCGACGATTGGGCCAAGAAGCCCATCGCCATCAGCACCGTGAGCGGTGGTGCCTTCGGCGGCATGCAGTGCATCACCTCGCTCGTGTTCGCCCTCTGGAAGATCAAAGGCTGGGTGGTGCCCGCCATGCTGCCCGTGCCCAAGGTGCAGGAAGCCTTCGGTGAGGACGGCACGCCCGCCGACCCCGAGGGATGGGCCAAGCGCACCAAGGCCTTCATGGATGAGCTACTGTGGGCCATTGAGGCCAAGAAGAGGATGCAGGCCTGA